The Caretta caretta isolate rCarCar2 chromosome 15, rCarCar1.hap1, whole genome shotgun sequence genome window below encodes:
- the SNRPD3 gene encoding small nuclear ribonucleoprotein Sm D3: MSIGVPIKVLHEAEGHIVTCETNTGEVYRGKLIEAEDNMNCQMSNITVTYRDGRVAQLEQVYIRGSKIRFLILPDMLKNAPMLKSMKNKNQGSGAGRGKAAILKAQVAARGRGRGMGRGNIFQKRR, encoded by the exons ATGTCCATCGGAGTGCCAATTAAAGTGCTGCATGAGGCAGAGGGCCACATCGTGACATGTGAGACCAATACAGGGGAAGTCTACCGTGGCAAACTCATTGAGGCTGAGGACAACATGAACTGCCAG ATGTCCAACATAACAGTGACATACAGAGATGGGAGAGTGGCACAGCTGGAGCAGGTGTACATTAGGGGTAGCAAGATACGGTTCCTCATTTTGCCAGATATGTTGAAAAATGCTCCTATGTTAAAGAGTATGAAGAATAAAAACCAGGGTTCTGGGGCTGGACGAGGCAAAGCAGCTATTCTCAAAGCCCAAG tggctGCAAGAGGAAGAGGTCGTGGAATGGGCCGTGGCAACATTTTCCAGAAGCGAAGATAA